A window from Schistocerca gregaria isolate iqSchGreg1 chromosome 8, iqSchGreg1.2, whole genome shotgun sequence encodes these proteins:
- the LOC126285062 gene encoding uncharacterized protein LOC126285062 encodes MSPSQPKRQAMEEEATAAATPLPQDVHRRLSDPTIQFTQENINQAIDQTLQDRFELGSSEIREISGPGPVALPGDPRPSSVGPGSGEKPNGDNDAVLAARTPGSAVTAAPATVGKSTKLSTKARDAPYSHASRKPAHPSSLTDSESTESRAPDRKKPSTDRQDPVPPQDASATHSATDSSLVDMADAYEITVPTSNRFEGLTDVTPADKDSSDNPPAPTSVKAPKVPSIIVHDTINYLDRVVVRHLEPTTPTADVKEALGFTVQSVTVMHQQVPDALVDESPVKIAVVVVIVVVRLLKTSSSHSSSMDHPPPLPSSIASSDSDNLVSDSATSSISSVGEGHSTSLASAQRRGKNRPYVPTVGGNHPASFRGCPGSLKIIQAWKRQRESAPKRQEPPPRAPLRNYNPPPAPPMEEVNPPPSPTPTRAETTSSPNPAQPQQATLSTKRTPPPQVVSPPQTSPLPTPTQPETERAEKTPLPPSSKATDVQPPRVIPAKATPTETAQATSAAADTNNTTNIISGQTTAQGSSVQVEQEQPLQFL; translated from the exons ATGTCTCCAAGCCAGCCCAAGAGGCAGGCTATGGAGGAGGAAGCAACAGCTGCTGCAACTCCGCTACCACAGGACG TTCACCGTCGGCTGTCGGATCCAACAATCCAGTTTACTCAAGAAAATATCAATCAGGCGATCGATCAGACGCTGCAGGACAGATTTGAGCTGGGTTCCTCCGAGATCAGGGAAATATCTGGCCCAGGGCCCGTGGCACTGCCCGGTGACCCGCGGCCGAGTAGCGTGGGGCCAGGCTCTGGCGAGAAACCTAACGGTGACAACGATGCCGTCCTGGCTGCCCGTACACCCGGCTCCGCTGTCACTGCAGCTCCTGCTACGGTTGGTAAGTCGACGAAATTATCAACGAAGGCGCGGGATGCTCCGTACTCGCATGCTTCTCGTAAGCCTGCACATCCCTCTTCGCTTACTGACTCAGAATCAACGGAATCCAGGGCGCCTGACAGGAAGAAACCATCTACTGACCGTCAGGACCCTGTTCCGCCTCAGGACGCCTCCGCTACACACTCGGCGACCGACTCCAGTCTGGTCGACATGGCAGACGCTTATGAGATCACAGTTCCGACGTCGAATAGGTTTGAAGGTTTAACTGATGTCACACCAGCTGACAAAGACTCTTCAGATAATCCGCCTGCTCCTACTTCTGTCAAGGCCCCCAAGGTGCCATCTATCATAGTACATGACACGATCAACTACCTCGATCGG GTCGTCGTCAGGCACCTCGAGCCCACCACCCCTACCGCTGACGTTAAGGAGGCGCTGGGCTTCACTGTGCAGTCTGTCACTGTTATGCACCAGCAGGTGCCAGACGCACTGG TGGACGAAAGTCCCGTCAAGATTGCAGTGGTGGTGGTGATAGTGGTGGTGCGGCTGCTCAAGACATCGTCATCTCATTCTTCATCCATGGACCATCCACCCCCATTACCATCTTCCATCGCTAGTTCGGACTCTGACAACCTTGTCAGCGACAGCGCCACCAGCTCTATTTCATCAGTGGGCGAGGGAC ACAGCACCTCTCTGGCGTCTGCACAAAGAAGAGGGAAGAACCGGCCATATGTGCCAACTGtagggggcaaccatccagcctccttcaggggctgcccAGGAAGTTTGAAGATCATCCAGGCGTGGAAGCGCCAGCGAGAATCAGCTCCCAAAAGGCAGGAACCACCTCCTAGGGCGCCACTGAGGAACTACAACCCACCTCCAGCACCACCCATGGAGGAAGTAAACCCCCCACCATCCCCAACACCAACTAGAGCAGAAACAACAAGCTCTCCCAACCCTGCCCAACCCCAGCAGGCAACTCTGTCCACAAAAAGAACTCCACCCCCACAGGTTGTCTCCCCCCCACAAACATCACCCCTTCCCACCCCAACCCAACCTGAAACAGAAAGGGCCGAGAAAACACCACTGCCTCCATCATCAAAGGCCACAGATGTGCAACCACCAAGGGTCATTCCAGCCAAAGCCACACCCACTGAGACTGCCCAAGCCACATCTGCAGCAGCAGATACCAACAACACCACCAACATCATCAGTGGCCAGACCACTGCGCAAGGAAGTTCCGTCCAGGTCGAACAGGAACAGCCACTCCAGTTCCTCTGA